Within the Chloroflexi bacterium ADurb.Bin180 genome, the region TACATCGAGGCCAAGCGGCAGGAGTGGGACGAGTACCGCTTGCAGGTCAGCTCGTGGGAGGTCGAACGCTACCTGCGCGTGCTCTAGCTCGCGGCAGTCTGGGGCGCGGCACGCAGCAGAGCGACGAATTCGGCCAGAATCATGGCCGTCGCTCCCCAGACCCGGTGCGTGCCAAACCGGTAGTGCGGCACGAGGAACGACACGCCGTCGTGCACGCTTACTTCTTCATGCACCGTCGATGGCTCGAGCAGGTCGCCCAGCGGTGCGCTGAATAGCTCGGCCACCTCGGCTGGATCCGGGTGCCAGTTCGGCTGCTCTGGGGCATAGCCCACAAAGGGGTGTACACAAAACCCGCTGTGCGGTATGTAGAGCCGACTCAGTGCACCCAGGACTTGGACAGTCGCCGTCGCCACACCCAGCTCTTCCGATGCCTCACGCAGGGCCGTCTGTTCGAATCCCTCATCCCCCGGCTCCTTTGCTCCCCCGGGCAGGGAGATCTGACCCTTGTGCGCGTGCACGGTGCTGCTGCGCACGGTCAGGGGGAACTGCAGCCCGCCCTCCGCCTGGTAAAGCAGGATGAGCACTGCCCCTTCGTGCGGGCAGGGAGCGGGAATGTCCGGCCTGTCTCCGGGACGAGGGCGAGTGGCCATGGTCAACTGGGCCGCCCGGCCCGGGAGAGGGCCGCTCAGGGCCTGGCGTACCCACTCGATGGTTGCCTGCGGTGACATGGGCCGATTGTACAGCAGGCAAGTGGAGGTCGCCAAGTGCCGCTCCACTCGGGCACTGCGGTGAGTATAATGGACGTCGAGTCCCGGCATGGCCGCCGGGCAGCATGAAAGGGGGAAGCGTGGCTATGGACGGCCGGAACCTGGATGCCCTCTGCATCAATACCATTCGCACTCTGGCTATGGATATGGTGGAACAAGCCCAGTCGGGTCATCCCGGGATGCCCATGGGCGCGGCGACGATGGCCTATGTGCTCTGGACACGCTTCCTCAGGCACAACCCGGCCGACCCCTCCTGGCCCGACCGCGACCGCTTTGTGCTCTCGGCGGGGCACGGCTGCGCCCTGCTCTATGCCCTGCTGCACCTCACTGGCTACAACCTGCCGCTGGAGCAGTTGGAAAGATTCCGTCAGTGGGGCAGCCTCACCCCGGGCCACCCCGAGCGCGGCCTGGTGCCTGGAGTCGAGACCACCACCGGCCCGCTGGGCCAGGGTTTTGCCACTGGCGTGGGTATGGCCATCGCCGAGCGTATGCTGGCAGCGCGTTTCAACCGGCCGGGATACGAGCTGGTCAATCACGATACTTACGGCATCGTCAGCGACGGCGACCTGATGGAAGGCATCAGCTCCGAGGCCGCCTCGCTGGCGGGCCATTTGAAACTGGGCCGGCTCACCTATCTCTACGACGACAACCGCATCACCATCGAGGGCTCGACCAGTCTCAGCTTCACGGAGGACGTGGCGGGCCGCTTTGCGGCCTATGGCTGGTTCGTGCAGAAGGTTAATGGCAACGACATCGAGCAGTTGACCAGGGCTTTGGAAACCGCCCGATTTCAGCACGATCAGCCTTCGCTGATCATCGCCCGCACACATATTGCCTACGGCAGCCCGCACAAGCAGGACAGTGCCGCAGCGCACGGTGCGCCCCTGGGAGCCGACGAAGTGCGGCGCACCAAAGAGGCGCTGGGCTGGCCACCGGACAGCCACTTCTGGGTGCCGCCGGAAGCGCTGGCGCACTTTCGACTGGCTCGCGAGTGCGGTGCCGAGGGCCAGAGAATGTGGGAGCAGCGCCTGGCAGAGTACCGCGGTGCCTACCCCGAGCTGGCATCCGAATGGGACCGCCGACAGAGAGGCGAACTGCCGAAGGACTGGGAAGCCGCGCTGCCTTTCTTTGGCGACGCCACGGCCACGGTCTCTACCCGCGAGGCCTCCGGCCAGGTGCTGAACTCGCTGGCCAGCCTGGTGCCAGAGCTGGTTGGCGGCTCGGCGGACCTGGCCCCGTCGAACAACACCTACCTGAAAGGCGAGGGCGAGTTCAGCGCCACCACGCCACAGGGCCGCAACCTGCACTTTGGGGTGCGAGAACATGCGATGGGGGCCATTCTCAGCGGCCTGGCGGCGCACGGCGGACTCAGGCCCTACGGCGGCACGTTCCTGGTGTTCTCCGACTATATGCGTGCGGCGATTCGCCTCGCGGCGATGATGCATCTGCCGGTGGTCTATGTGTTCACCCACGACAGCATTGGCCTCGGAGAGGACGGGCCGACGCATCAGCCGGTGGAGCACCTGGCCGCTCTGCGGGCGATGCCCAATCTCACCGTGCTGCGCCCGGCTGATGCCAATGAAACCGTCGCCGCCTGGCGCTGGGCGCTCGAGCACAGAGACGGCCCGACGGCCCTCGTGTTGAGCCGCCAGAAGCTGCCGGTGCTCGACCGCAAGGCATACGCACCGGCTTCTGGCCTCGAGCGCGGCGCCTACATCCTGACCAGGCCGGCCGGCGGGGAGCCGCGATTGATCCTCATCGCCACCGGGTCCGAGGTCAGCCTGGCTCTGGCCGTCAGCAGGGAGCTCGAGTCACGGGGCGTGCCGGTGCAGGTGGT harbors:
- a CDS encoding putative NUDIX hydrolase, giving the protein MATSTCLLYNRPMSPQATIEWVRQALSGPLPGRAAQLTMATRPRPGDRPDIPAPCPHEGAVLILLYQAEGGLQFPLTVRSSTVHAHKGQISLPGGAKEPGDEGFEQTALREASEELGVATATVQVLGALSRLYIPHSGFCVHPFVGYAPEQPNWHPDPAEVAELFSAPLGDLLEPSTVHEEVSVHDGVSFLVPHYRFGTHRVWGATAMILAEFVALLRAAPQTAAS
- the tkt gene encoding Transketolase gives rise to the protein MDGRNLDALCINTIRTLAMDMVEQAQSGHPGMPMGAATMAYVLWTRFLRHNPADPSWPDRDRFVLSAGHGCALLYALLHLTGYNLPLEQLERFRQWGSLTPGHPERGLVPGVETTTGPLGQGFATGVGMAIAERMLAARFNRPGYELVNHDTYGIVSDGDLMEGISSEAASLAGHLKLGRLTYLYDDNRITIEGSTSLSFTEDVAGRFAAYGWFVQKVNGNDIEQLTRALETARFQHDQPSLIIARTHIAYGSPHKQDSAAAHGAPLGADEVRRTKEALGWPPDSHFWVPPEALAHFRLARECGAEGQRMWEQRLAEYRGAYPELASEWDRRQRGELPKDWEAALPFFGDATATVSTREASGQVLNSLASLVPELVGGSADLAPSNNTYLKGEGEFSATTPQGRNLHFGVREHAMGAILSGLAAHGGLRPYGGTFLVFSDYMRAAIRLAAMMHLPVVYVFTHDSIGLGEDGPTHQPVEHLAALRAMPNLTVLRPADANETVAAWRWALEHRDGPTALVLSRQKLPVLDRKAYAPASGLERGAYILTRPAGGEPRLILIATGSEVSLALAVSRELESRGVPVQVVSMPGWELFAAQPPEYQKPVLPDSAAARMSIEAGSSFGWHRWLGTHGEAVALDRFGASAPGEVLLERLGFSVGAIVNRALRLIESTPQ